From Burkholderiales bacterium, one genomic window encodes:
- a CDS encoding thiamine pyrophosphate-requiring protein — MADTVGDFLLKRLRQWGVERVYGYPGDGINGIMGAFGRAKDGIEFVQARHEELAAFMACAHAKFTNEVGVCLATSGPGAIHLLNGLYDAKMDHQPVVAIVGQQKRMSLGGDFQQEVDLLSLFEDVAHEYVHMAVTPSQVRHLVDRAMRIARDERTVTCLIFPNDVQDMPFEPPPRVHGAVPTGVGYTGRALAPADADLAKAAEVLNAGRKVAMLVGAGALHATDEVIEVAELLGAGVAKALLGKAAVPDELPFVTGSIGLLGTKASWELMDGCDTLLMVGSAFPYSEFLPAEGKARGVQIDIDPRMLSLRYPMEVGLVGDSKATLRALIPHLKRTTDRTWREDVEKSVERWWQVLEGRAMNEAQPINPQRVFWELSPRLPDDCILTCDSGSSAAWYARDLKIRRGMMASLSGGLATMGPGVPYAIAAKFVHPQRHAIALVGDGAMQMNGINGLVTIAQRWREWASPRLTIAVLNNSDLNMVTWEQRVMEGDPRYLPSQTLPNFPYADYARLLGLEALRVEKPEMIAPAWEQAMTASKPMVLEFVTDPNVPPLPPHVTKKEVKAYLSALIHGDPDAIKTVIASAKETWESFFPSGKA, encoded by the coding sequence ATGGCTGACACGGTCGGCGATTTTCTATTGAAACGGCTCCGGCAATGGGGCGTCGAGCGCGTCTACGGTTATCCCGGCGACGGCATCAACGGCATCATGGGCGCTTTCGGGCGCGCGAAAGACGGCATCGAGTTCGTGCAGGCGCGGCACGAAGAGCTCGCCGCGTTCATGGCGTGTGCTCACGCAAAATTCACAAATGAAGTCGGCGTGTGCCTCGCCACCTCCGGCCCGGGCGCGATCCATCTGTTGAACGGGCTCTACGACGCGAAGATGGATCACCAGCCGGTGGTCGCGATCGTCGGCCAGCAGAAGCGCATGTCGCTCGGCGGCGATTTCCAGCAGGAAGTCGACCTGCTCTCGCTCTTCGAGGACGTCGCGCACGAGTACGTGCACATGGCGGTGACGCCGTCGCAGGTACGCCATCTCGTCGATCGCGCGATGCGCATCGCGCGCGATGAGCGCACGGTGACGTGCCTGATCTTTCCGAACGACGTGCAGGACATGCCGTTCGAGCCGCCGCCACGCGTGCACGGCGCCGTCCCCACCGGCGTCGGCTATACCGGCCGCGCGCTCGCGCCGGCCGACGCGGACCTCGCGAAAGCCGCCGAAGTCCTCAACGCCGGCAGGAAGGTCGCGATGCTGGTCGGCGCGGGGGCGCTGCACGCGACCGATGAAGTCATCGAAGTCGCGGAGCTGCTGGGCGCGGGTGTGGCCAAGGCGCTGCTCGGCAAGGCCGCGGTGCCCGACGAGCTTCCGTTCGTCACCGGCTCGATCGGGCTGCTCGGCACCAAGGCCTCGTGGGAGCTTATGGACGGCTGCGACACGCTGCTCATGGTGGGCTCGGCCTTCCCCTACTCCGAGTTCCTGCCGGCCGAAGGCAAGGCGCGCGGCGTTCAGATCGACATCGACCCGCGCATGCTCTCGCTCCGCTATCCCATGGAAGTCGGGCTCGTCGGCGACAGCAAGGCGACGTTGCGCGCGCTGATCCCGCACCTGAAGCGCACGACCGACCGCACGTGGCGCGAGGACGTCGAGAAGAGCGTCGAGCGCTGGTGGCAGGTGCTCGAAGGCCGCGCGATGAACGAAGCGCAGCCGATCAATCCGCAGCGCGTGTTCTGGGAGCTCTCGCCGCGGCTTCCCGACGATTGCATCCTCACGTGCGACTCGGGCTCGTCGGCGGCGTGGTACGCGCGCGACCTGAAGATCCGCCGCGGCATGATGGCGTCGCTCTCGGGCGGGCTCGCGACCATGGGGCCCGGCGTGCCGTACGCCATCGCCGCGAAGTTCGTGCACCCTCAGCGCCACGCGATCGCGCTGGTCGGCGACGGTGCGATGCAGATGAACGGCATCAACGGGCTGGTCACCATCGCGCAGCGCTGGCGCGAATGGGCCAGTCCGCGCCTCACCATCGCGGTGCTCAACAACAGCGACCTGAACATGGTCACCTGGGAGCAGCGCGTGATGGAAGGCGATCCGCGCTATCTGCCGTCGCAGACACTGCCGAACTTTCCGTATGCCGATTACGCGCGTCTGCTGGGCCTCGAGGCCTTACGCGTCGAGAAGCCCGAGATGATCGCGCCGGCGTGGGAACAGGCGATGACCGCTTCGAAGCCGATGGTGCTCGAGTTCGTCACCGATCCCAACGTGCCGCCGCTGCCGCCGCACGTCACGAAGAAGGAAGTAAAGGCGTACCTCTCGGCGCTCATTCACGGCGATCCCGACGCGATCAAGACCGTCATCGCATCGGCCAAGGAGACATGGGAGAGCTTCTTCCCGTCGGGCAAGGCGTGA